The genomic DNA ATTATAGATTACTTGTTTTATTTTGTCAAGAAGAATTTTAAAATATTTTAGGAAATATTAGATACTACAAAATCTAAAATTTGCCCAAAAATCAAGCAAAATTAGGATTTTGTCGGGAAGTTGGGTTGAAGCAAAATTATACCAAGAAAATTTTTTAAATGGATAGAATGATTGCTGGGCATCTGGCTTCCCTACACAATCCCCACCGGATCCATATCCTTAATAAGGTCAACACCAGAGGGAAGCTTAAAGCTTGAAAGGGCTTTTGCAAGAAGGTTTTGCATCTTTTTATAATCCCTTGCTTTAAGGAGAATTTGAAAGCGATATTGCTTCTTTATCTTTGGGATAAAGTAGGGGGCTGGTCCTAATATTTTTACATCTTCATTATTATTTGAGGAAAGGCAATCAAAAAGGACCGAAGCCACATTAGATGCCTTATTTTCATCCTCAGAAAGTAAAACAAGAGAAAGAAGCCTTGAAAACGGTGGATAGAAAAGCTCATTTCTATATTTTATCTCATCTTGAAAGAATAGGGAATAATTCTGATGTATGGCGGTTTGAATGGCATAATGACTTGGGTTGTATGTCTGGATAATTACCCTTCCCTCCTTTGTTCCCCTTCCCGACCTTCCAGCAACCTGGGTAAGTAAAGAAAAGGTTTTCTCCCCTGCCCTAAAATCAGGAAGGGAAAGGGAGATATCAGCAGAAAGGACACCCACCAAAAGGACATTGGGAAAATCAAGCCCCTTTGAAATCATCTGGGTTCCCAACAGAATATCAACGCTGCCAGCTTCAAATTTTTTAAGAATTTCTTCATGCGAGCCCCTTTTCTTTGTCGTATCTATATCCATTCTTAAAATCCTGGCTGAAGGGAAAAGGCTTTTTATCTCATTCTCTATAACTTGCAAAGCGAAGATTCTTATGTTATAATTTTAACAAAGATTTTGGTTTAAGTTAAGATTGAGCGAACAAAATGTATAATCCATTTTTTATAAATAGGGCTGAAAATTTTACGGATGCAG from bacterium includes the following:
- the priA gene encoding primosomal protein N'; translated protein: MQVIENEIKSLFPSARILRMDIDTTKKRGSHEEILKKFEAGSVDILLGTQMISKGLDFPNVLLVGVLSADISLSLPDFRAGEKTFSLLTQVAGRSGRGTKEGRVIIQTYNPSHYAIQTAIHQNYSLFFQDEIKYRNELFYPPFSRLLSLVLLSEDENKASNVASVLFDCLSSNNNEDVKILGPAPYFIPKIKKQYRFQILLKARDYKKMQNLLAKALSSFKLPSGVDLIKDMDPVGIV